AAGAAATAACAGAATTTCTATGCTCTACTCCCCAATCGACCATTGCATCTAAAACATTAATAATTTTTTCGCCTGTTGCCGTTAAAGTATATTCAATTAACACAGGAGTCGTATCAAATACTGTACGCTTTACAACACCGTTTAACTCCAAATCCTTCAACTCCTTAGACAACATCCTAGGGGTTATTTTATCTATGTTCTCTTGAATATCTTTATATCTCCTCTTTCCATAAAGTAGAGAAGCAATAATGGGTAATTTCCATTTACCACTTACTACGTTTAAGGTATCGTTAATTGCCAATACATATTGTCGTGGACATTTCTTAAGTTCTGCTATATCATCATTCATAATACCTAACTATACTTTTGTATAGTAATACTTTTTTACTACTTACTATATTTTGTATATCAAAGATAATATATTTGCAGTATTATTAACAATAAAAAGTTTTAAATATGATTTTAGTAACTGGAGCAACAGGTGAATTTGGTAGAAAAGCAATAGATTTTCTACTTAACAACGGAGTAAACCCATCAGAAATATCTGCATTAGTAAGAAATGAAAACAAAGCAGTTGACTTAAAGGAAAAAGGTATAGAAATAAGAATTGGAAATTATAATGATTACAACGCTTTGATAAAAGAATTTAATGGAGTTGATAAATTATTATTTATATCAGGAAGTGAAATTGAAACTCGTGAAATTCAACACAAAAATATTGTAACCGCTGCTAAGGAAGCAGATGTAAGACATTTAGTTTATACATCTTTTATAAGAAATACAGAAGTAAAAAACTCTGCTATTGACTTTTTGCAAAACACACACCTTAAAACAGAAAATTGGATTAAAGAAAGTGGCATACCTTATACCATTTTACAAAACGCATTATATCTTGATTTATTACCAATGTTTGTAGGTGACGTAATTCAAAATGAAGTGATAGTGCAACCAGCAAAAAATGGTAAATCAAGTGCTGTATTGAGATCTGAATTAGCTGAAGTCGCAGCAAATGTATTAACTACAGAAGGACACAAAAACAAAGTGTATCCACTAACAAATCCCGTAACCAATACCTATGAGGATGTGGCAAAATACATTTCAGAAGTTACAGGAAAAAAAGTCACCTATCAATCTCCTACCCCTGATGAATTTAAAACCACTTTAAAAGAATCAGGTGTTCCAGACGAGTATATCGGAATCTTTGCTGCGTTTTCTGTCGCTCAAGCCAATGGCGAATTAGAATTACAAAATAACTCTTTAGAAAATCTTTTGGGGAGAAAACCGACCACTTATAAAGAGCTTATTAGTCAAATTTACAAATAAATTGACAGAAAAAAATTTCATTATTCTGTTTATTCCAATGCTCTAAAAAAGTATGTCCAATACAAATTTTAGTACGTTTCTTTAAATGAACTAGCTACACATATAGAGGAAACCCATTTTTAGTTAGTTTTTCAGTAACAATAAGTTTAATAGAAGCTTTCAAATTATGTGCATTTTACGTGCGTTATTAATACCATTTCAGTACTAATTAGTATAAAAAGCAAGTGTTTTGAAATAAATAAAAAGTATTAAAACAAAAAAACCCTAGATAACTAGGGTTTTAGCGATGTGACCTCGACTGGATTCAAACCAGTAACCTCTTGAGCCGTAATCAAGTGCGCTATTCAGTTGCGCCACGAGGCCATTTTTGTGGGTGCAAATATAGTATTTTTATTAAAACTTCACCAAATAATTAAATCAATTTTTAAATTGTTATTTTTGATATATGAATTACGATATATTACTACAAAAATTCGGTAGCACTTTAGACGAAAATTTAATTAATGAAATTTTCGAAAAAGGCATATTCAAAAACTTCAAAAAGAACGAAATTATAATTGATATCAATCAACCTTTAAATTTCATTCCTCTTTTATTAAATGGTGATATTAAAATTCTAAGAGAAGATAGTGAAGGCAATGAATTACTTATTTACTTTTTAGAAGCGGGTGAAACTTGTACCATGTCACTTACGTGCTGCATGGATACTTCAAAAAGTAAAATTAGAGCTGTTGCTGAAAAGGATACGAGCCTCATCATGATTCCTGTTGATCAAATGCATCAATGGTTTCAAAATAACGAAAGCTGGAGAAATTTCATATTAAGAAGTTATCAAACTCGTTTTGATGAAATGTTAGAAGCTATAGACAATATTGCTTTTATGAAAATGGATGAACGTCTATACAAATACCTAAGTAATAAAGCGGTTCTTAATGCTTCAAAAACATTATTAGTTAAGCATCAAGATATTGCCGAAGATATGCATACGTCTCGCGTTGTGATATCTAGAATTCTTAAACAACTAGAAAACGAAAATAAAATAAAACTAGGCAGAAATAAAATAGAAATCCTATCCGTTTAAGTAACAATTGTTACATAAGAGAGGTGTGGTTGAGTTTACTTTTGCTTATTCAATAAAATCTAACCATGGAATATATTTTAAATCCTTGGCCTTGGTATATATCTGGGCCTCTTATTTCGCTTATTATGGCATTGTTACTTTACTTTGGAAAAACATTCGGCATGTCATCCAATTTAAAAACGATGTGTACCATTGTTGGGGCAGGAAAGTTTTCTGATTTTTTTAAATTTAATTGGAAAGAGCAGTCATGGAATTTAGTAGTTGTATTAGGCGCTATTATTGGAGGGTACATTGCAACTCATTATTTATCTAATGATAGTATTACAGATTTAAACCCGACAACTATTGCAGAACTGCAAAACATGGGATTTAAAAACTCTGGTGCATCCTTAGTACCAAATGAAATATTTAGTTTAGAATCATTAGCTTCTCCAAAAAAACTAGTCATATTGGTGATTGGAGGATTTTTAGTTGGTTTTGGAACACGTTACGCAAATGGATGTACTTCGGGGCACGCCATTGCTGGATTAAGTAGTTTACAAAAACCATCATTAATTGCAGTAATTGGTTTCTTTATAGGAGGATTAATTATGGCCAATTTTATTTTACCCCTAATATTTTAATTATGAAACATTTAAAATTTTTATTAGTAGGTATTATATTCGGAATTGTTTTAGTAAAATCTGAAGCCGTATCATGGTATCGCATATATGAAATGTTTAGATTTCAATCATTTCACATGTATGGAATTATTGGTACTGCAATAGCATCTGGTATTTTGTTTTTACAAATCTCAAAGAAAGGTCATTTTAAAAGTATTATAGGAGCTGATATCTTTGTTCCAAAAAAAGAAAAAGGCTTTACTCAATATATAATTGGTGGTATTATTTTTGGATTAGGCTGGGCGCTTATTGGTGCTTGTCCAGGCCCCATGTACATATTATTAGGTTCTGGTGTGTCTAGCATGCTCATTGTAATTGCAGCAGCTATTATAGGAACCTTCATTTACGGCGTTTTAAAACACAAACTCCCCCATTAACATGGAAAACACACAACTTCTAGGATATATTGGTGCTTTAGTAGTTGGGTTAGTTTTAGGACTTATTGGAGGCGGTGGTTCTATATTAACAGTTCCATTGTTAGTATACCTTCTTGGATACAATCCAGTTGTAGCAACAGCATACTCATTATTTGTTGTTGGAGCCTCATCCATGGTAGGCACGTACCAAAAACACAAAAAAGGACTAGTCGATTTCAAAACAGGATTCGCTTTTTCTTTCCCTTCATTTATGGCGGTTTATTTATCAAGGCGATATTTAGTTCCTAGCATTCCAGACACCATAATATCTTTTGGAAATTATTCGCTTACTAAAGATATGGCTATCATGGTTTTTTTCGCAATCATCATGCTTTTGGCTTCAATTTCGATGATAAAAAAAAGAAAAGAATCAGAACAAAACTCAACCAAACAGCCTTACTACAAAACGTTTATACAAGGTATAATAATAGGAACTATTACAGGTCTAGTTGGTGCTGGTGGAGGTTTTTTATATGTTCCTGCTTTGGTGTTTTGGGCTAATATTCCAATGAAAAAAGCCGTAGGAACATCACTTATAATAGTGACAATAAATTCCTTAATAGGCTTTTTAGGCGATGTTCAAACCTTAGACATTGAGTGGATCTTCTTATTATCATTCACACTAATAGCTGTCATAGGAATAGTATTAGGCGTCTTTTTTTCAAAATTTATAACTGGAGAAAAACTAAAAAAAAGCTTTGGAGTTTTCACATTACTCATAGCTATATATATTATTTATAAAGAAATTAACTAATTTGAATGTGACAAAAGTCACAAAATTTACCATTCAGGATTAGTACATTTGAAATCATCATAGAAATGAAAATAGAACAAATTTATACAGGCTGTTTAGCGCAAGGAGCGTATTACATTGAATCTAATGGCGAAGTAGCGATTATAGATCCATTGCGAGAAACACAACAATATGTAGATAAAGCTAATAAAGAACACGCTAAAATTAAATACATTTTTGAAACGCATTTTCATGCCGATTTTGTTTCAGGTCATATCGATCTAGCAAAAAAAACGGGAGCGACTATTGTTTTTGGACCTGGTGCAGAAACAAACTACGAAGCTTATTTTGCAAAAGATAATGAAGAATTCAAAATTGGTAATATTATCATTAAAGTCCTTCATACACCTGGACATACACTAGAATCTTCTACTTTTTTACTCATTGATGAAAATGGCAATAAGCATGCGATTTTTTCTGGCGACACTCTTTTTTTAGGTGATGTTGGGAGACCAGATTTAGCCATTAAATCTGACCTTAATAAAGAAGATTTAGCAGGTATGTTATTTGATTCTTTACGTAATAAGGTAATGACCTTACCTGATGATGTTATAGTATATCCAGCTCATGGTGCTGGGTCTGCCTGTGGTAAAAACTTAAGCAAAGAAACGGTTGGTGTTTTAGGAGATCAGAAAAAGACAAACTATGCGTTACGAGCTGATA
The nucleotide sequence above comes from Flavobacteriaceae bacterium HL-DH10. Encoded proteins:
- a CDS encoding helix-turn-helix domain-containing protein; the protein is MAINDTLNVVSGKWKLPIIASLLYGKRRYKDIQENIDKITPRMLSKELKDLELNGVVKRTVFDTTPVLIEYTLTATGEKIINVLDAMVDWGVEHRNSVIS
- a CDS encoding SDR family oxidoreductase; this translates as MILVTGATGEFGRKAIDFLLNNGVNPSEISALVRNENKAVDLKEKGIEIRIGNYNDYNALIKEFNGVDKLLFISGSEIETREIQHKNIVTAAKEADVRHLVYTSFIRNTEVKNSAIDFLQNTHLKTENWIKESGIPYTILQNALYLDLLPMFVGDVIQNEVIVQPAKNGKSSAVLRSELAEVAANVLTTEGHKNKVYPLTNPVTNTYEDVAKYISEVTGKKVTYQSPTPDEFKTTLKESGVPDEYIGIFAAFSVAQANGELELQNNSLENLLGRKPTTYKELISQIYK
- a CDS encoding Crp/Fnr family transcriptional regulator; this encodes MNYDILLQKFGSTLDENLINEIFEKGIFKNFKKNEIIIDINQPLNFIPLLLNGDIKILREDSEGNELLIYFLEAGETCTMSLTCCMDTSKSKIRAVAEKDTSLIMIPVDQMHQWFQNNESWRNFILRSYQTRFDEMLEAIDNIAFMKMDERLYKYLSNKAVLNASKTLLVKHQDIAEDMHTSRVVISRILKQLENENKIKLGRNKIEILSV
- a CDS encoding YeeE/YedE thiosulfate transporter family protein: MEYILNPWPWYISGPLISLIMALLLYFGKTFGMSSNLKTMCTIVGAGKFSDFFKFNWKEQSWNLVVVLGAIIGGYIATHYLSNDSITDLNPTTIAELQNMGFKNSGASLVPNEIFSLESLASPKKLVILVIGGFLVGFGTRYANGCTSGHAIAGLSSLQKPSLIAVIGFFIGGLIMANFILPLIF
- a CDS encoding YeeE/YedE thiosulfate transporter family protein, which translates into the protein MKHLKFLLVGIIFGIVLVKSEAVSWYRIYEMFRFQSFHMYGIIGTAIASGILFLQISKKGHFKSIIGADIFVPKKEKGFTQYIIGGIIFGLGWALIGACPGPMYILLGSGVSSMLIVIAAAIIGTFIYGVLKHKLPH
- a CDS encoding sulfite exporter TauE/SafE family protein, producing the protein MENTQLLGYIGALVVGLVLGLIGGGGSILTVPLLVYLLGYNPVVATAYSLFVVGASSMVGTYQKHKKGLVDFKTGFAFSFPSFMAVYLSRRYLVPSIPDTIISFGNYSLTKDMAIMVFFAIIMLLASISMIKKRKESEQNSTKQPYYKTFIQGIIIGTITGLVGAGGGFLYVPALVFWANIPMKKAVGTSLIIVTINSLIGFLGDVQTLDIEWIFLLSFTLIAVIGIVLGVFFSKFITGEKLKKSFGVFTLLIAIYIIYKEIN